The sequence below is a genomic window from Cicer arietinum cultivar CDC Frontier isolate Library 1 chromosome 6, Cicar.CDCFrontier_v2.0, whole genome shotgun sequence.
CACTACTATGCAAACAATGGAAGAAACCTTTGGAACTGCAACCTCTCTAACTCTGCTCTCATTGCACCCAAGtaagccttttttttttatatataaatggaaCATGTAGCCTTAATGTAAGTTTTTGTACATGGATTATTGTTATGTTAGATGGGATTTTGAAATAGTtcaatttgtttgatttatacaGGTTATGGGAGCTGCAAGTATGCTTAGTGGGAATGGCTACGGTGGAagaaacatatatattatattgttgcATATGGATTTTACTTAATTGTTTATCAAACTTCATGAATTTTACTAGGATCGTATCTCTGagatactttattttatttaaataaaaaaactgaagtttgctacacacacacatatatatatattttatttaaataacctatttaaaacaaaattataaaatataacatttaaatattttaatgcgaataaggcttttaaataggcttacaggctagaccatgataggccgtaggccaggctcaggccgaaaaaaaagcctatcataggTCGTAGGCCaagcttaggcctaaaaaattcattgtaggccaggctcaggcctttcaaagtctggcctggcctgacctattcccacccctaaccATGATATACGATAGACtagttttaaaaatgtttaaaacttcaataactacaaatatcattttttaaagtaaatgttaataattatttttatttttattattgagttaatgacttaaatgatagatattaatattgattaaaataaaaacaaacaaaaatgtatttcattttgAATCGAAATCAATCAAATCATTGTCTTATTCATAAAAAAGAGAAAGGTTACAAACTATTATTTCTGAGAGTCGTCAATCgtggttaatattttttaaatattaggtCATAATTGACCCCTTGTAAAGGTGGTACAGGGTAGAACTTACTTTAAATGAAAGAGTATCAATGTGAATGCTTTAAGGCAATTATAACATGGAGAATAGTCTACCAAGAAGTGATTTTAAAACATCCGACTCTTAGACGTAAAATATTGTTGATCAACTTTATTTATTGACTGAAATAATGacttaaataatattgatttgataaaaatacagaaaaataaaatatgtatttcatattaaattgacgtcaattgaattattatcttatttataaagataaagacaatcacaaattattattttttaaaatattattaattatgaatttataaattattatttcttaaaaatactatcaattatctttattttttgttttttaaatatcgATACATGGTAGACCAatgaaaaaaattcacaatGCTTTAAATAGGCTTGGTGACAACTTATTCATATTGTCAAATATTGCACGATTAATTAAATAGTCTTCGTGACAACTCATTTTATATTGTCAAATATTGCATGCTTGCAGTCAACTCACGTTAACATTAACACTAATGCTATTGTCATCATAATGGTATAGGAAAGAccttaacaaaacaaaaatgatagGAGTGTCGACAAagagttttttatatttttatttatctaaatttaGTTTTCTATTTGACCTAagtgacataaattaattttattttattttatgtgtaaCAATCATAAAATAACGAAGTGTCAATATACTTATCTAAATTGCAGtttctatatatattatataattttaaattttgaagaacaTAATTACATAGAAAAGCAAAACACAAAACTCTATAAAAAACTTCATAAATAACATCCGCTCAATTAATCAAGGGTGACATTCTTATGTAACATATTACGttatattttaatgttatattaACGTCACATCATCATTTTATAGGTTGCTAATTACGTGGCATGAGATAACACTagtatacaaatatattttatatcagTTATTTTGGACTTTTAACACcaaattttgtaataaaaacaaCATGTGTAATAGTACTCGGTATTGTAAATAAGACTTAAAATcctagattttaaaaattaaaaaattggtgATATATGGTAACTTATAATACCtatgtttaaataaaatagatgtcTCAAATACTCTGACCAAATCAAAATACGTGtatttattagatttttttaggtttatttttatgaaaagtaAGTgaaatatatcacatataacattgattttaaaataaaataagtattatatGTTATCATTTAATACCGGGTGtgatgttagttttttttttaaaaaaaattgtttatttttaatttactaataAAAGTTTGATTTGATAGCAATTGCATTAAATGTGCTTGAAATTTCATATTTCATATAACAAAATGTGTTGCATACATATAAAACAGCAAATTGCACCAGAAGTGCAAATTCATATTTATACATTAAACAATGTAAAAACAACTAAAATTAAGCTTTTGttgtttatcttttttatttattatttgaagatAATCATATTAATGACGCATCATCCCCGTTAACGTTAGTATTATACGAGTAAccttaataatataataatggaaatagaggaaaaattccaaaatttctATAAGTTTTAGGTTTCGAATGCATGTTCTAATTAtactatttcattttatttatattaaaaaggaaattatagtaaaaaagtaaaataaatatagaataTAGGAGTAGGAGGGTGAGAATAGGAGCGAATAGAGAAAGAGTGAGCAAAGAGGAGGCGGAGACTGATGAGACTGATAGACCACACTCTGTCTGTATAACCGTTTCTCGCTCTGGAGGTAACTGCCCagatcttcttcttcttcctcttcgaTCGTTCTCTATTCTCTCTCTAATTTCGCTcgctttctctctctctctctctctctctctctctctctctctgttgTTACTTGAACTAGAACTTCGCTTTGAACTTCAAGAGGTTTTTGATGGAGCAGGTTAGTGAAAACGAACTTCATCTTTTAGTTTCTCCTTGCAAATACGAAAATAACACGCTCTGATTATTTCTCTGATTTTGCGAGTGTCTTTTTGCAGTACGAGAAGGTTGAAAAGATAGGAGAAGGAACATACGGCGTCGTTTACAAGGCTCGTGACCGTGTAACCAACGAAACCATCGCCTTAAAGAAGATTCGCCTCGAGCAGGAAGATGAAGGTGTTCCTAGCACCGCTATTCGAGAGATTTCTCTCTTGAAAGAAATGCAGCATAGGAACATTGTTAGGTATATTCCGATGAGTAATCAAATTGATACACTAAGCAATAATGTTATGTCTGTGGTCATTGATAGTAGTCAAATAGGATGATTAATGCTCAACTCGAGGCTTAGCTTCCCAACGAAGGGTTCGTTGAGTGCTAATTTTGGTACATTGATGTTATAGTCATAGATCTGCATAGAATAATAATGTTTGGCATTTAAATTATGAGAAGGAATGAAAAAAATATGGTTTGATTTCTCTCATATGTCTCCCTGTGATTATTTTGGTATGGCTAACCTAGTATGGTGATGCCTTGGTGAATTGGATAAATCTTTGTATTTTCCTGGTCACTCCAATGCTGTCTACATTATCCGTATGATTATTCTGGCATGGCTAAACTAGTGTATGGTGATGTTGCTGGTAGTTTATGAATTTGCAAAttgaataagtttttttttaaatctggTCACTCCAATGCTTCACGTGTGCAATGCTACATATATTATCATGTGATTCATGTTCTTCATGATCCTTCCCTTGTCTTCTGGACAACATGATACTCTAACTCCATTTATACCGTCATAATTAGGATTGGATGGCACAGGAAAACATGTTGACTTCAGTTCCATTGGGCTTTGGATATGTTGCTTGGATTATTTCATTGATCATACATTGTTGTCCTGATGTTATTTTGCTTCCTTAACCATTTGCTTATTGAGTTACGGTTGGTGGTTACGTGGATGGCAGGTTGCAAGATGTGGTGCACAGTGAGAAGCGATTGTATCTGGTTTTTGAGTACCTTGACTTAGATCTAAAGAAGCATATGGATTCATCTCCAGAATTTTCAAAAGATCCTCGACAAGTAAAGGTATGTGACTTCTCTACTTCTATTCTCTTTGGGGATTTTGAGCTGTTCGTAACTACGAATATAATTATCAGAGTGAGCACAAAATATAACTCAGCCATTGATTGAATGGTTTTCTTATCCTCAGACTCATCTTTCCATgaatttaataatcaaatatgAGAGCCAATGATGATTAAATAACATTATTACGGTTGACAACATAACTATAGCTTGTCAAAATGTAGGTCCATACATATTATGCATGTCTCATGATTTTTGTGATGAATTAAAGGTTACGTGGATTGCAGTTTATTGGTATGACTTTTTCCATACCAGTTTCCTATTAGTGAAGACGAGTGATGGGTTGACTAAGCTTGGCCTTAGTATGTTGATTGGGGCTGTTAAGTACTTAAAGCAGTGGTTACTGAAACTGTAATGACATTCTCTGTTATTGAGACAAAATAAAGCGGCCTTTAGCATTTTCATTGGGGCTTTTAATCGCTTACTGAAACTGAAGGTGTTTAAATGGAATTCTCTGTTTCTGAGGAAAAAAAACTGGGTCTATAAGCTAATCATATCGGATTTATTTTCAATTGGTTGTATATTACAATATTATGTGCAGTAGTTGATTAAAAAGAACTCTTCTTTGTTGGTGCAAGGCATTGCACCTTTTGTATTTCATCAGATTTTAGCTCTCCTTTACATTGCCTGCCTCATCTTTGAAATGTCTGAGCTTTAGCATATTGTATTACTTTCCTGTTAACTTCCCTTCCCATTTTATTGTACATTTTTTATCACAGCTAAATATTTCTACCTTATCATGCATCACTAATATGAACGTATTTATCACAAATTGAAAAAGGGATGATCTATTTTGGCAAAGTGGACCAATTAATttggaatttgaatttttaatgatGCTTTCTGCAGATGTTCCTTTATCAAATTCTTTGTGGCATTGCTTACTGTCATTCTCACAGAGTTCTTCATCGAGATTTGAAACCACAAAATTTGTTGATAGATCGCAGCTCTAATGCGCTAAAGCTTGCAGATTTTGGATTGGCTAGGGCATTTGGAATTCCTGTTAGGACATTTACTCATGAGGTTTGTGCGCTATCTTTTGTTTGCTTTTGGTCATTCGTCGAGATaacaaaaatttgaagttaATGGGTCTATGAGCAAGAAGAGAAACATATACTCATGCTCCATTTTAATGTTTTGAGTGATTTGGAACTGCAATCTTTAGTCGAAAAACTTACTGCGCTGTAATGCTAAAGCAATTGAATAGATAAGACAAGACTGGGTAGTTTGATTAAAAGTTCTAATGTAGAAGGCTTTAGCATACACCAGCAAGAAAGACATTTCTCTAGATGATTTTGCTGAAAATCTGGATACTGATAGAGCCCCATTCCGttttttagtctatttttgtcaacCCACCTACAGGAAGCAAGAATCCTTGGTCCGGTGTtctttttgttatgtttttgtgCCAGCCATTTTGCATGGCATTTATATCATTCAAAtgaaaatgattgaaataattaaatcgAAAGATTTATAGGAGTAGATTCTGTAAGGACATAAAAGTCTTGTGAAAATGTATAATGATAGATGGGCATTAGAAACTTAATATTTATTCCTATTTCTGCATTATGATTTTGGCGATTACTTTTAGGTGGTGACACTATGGTATAGAGCTCCAGAAATATTGCTTGGATCCCGTCATTATTCTACCCCAGTTGATGTTTGGTCAGTTGGGTGCATATTTGCTGAGATGATAAACCAACGACCACTCTTCCCGGGGGACTCTGAGATTGAtgaattgtttaaaatattcaGGTAAATAGCTTTTTTGCCATAAGTTTGACAGTTCATTAGAAATCATAGTAAATCATGTCTGCTAAGAATTTGACAAAGAATGTCCCCTAAATTCCATTAAAAGTCTCAACACTTAAATTGGAATTATGGCTCTAATGTACACTGGGGTTTTCCAACTGTTGATGAATCTTAATGATTTGGaggttacaattttttttctcgatttttaatattttaaaattttaagttgtgGTGCTGATAGGGATTCGGAAGAACCTGAGTTCTGTATGTAATACTCAGATAGATTGATATATGTGGTATCAACTCTCTGACGCCTGTATTTTACATTGGCATTTCTCAGAACCTTGAAACCATTTAGATTCGGTTAGTAGTTATCAGGATGAAGACGGATTTTGCCTTTAGGCAATGATTTTTAATCCAGTTTAGGGCTTTGTGAGAAAAAATGGAGGAACCTCGCAGATCCTTTTAGAGATTTGCAACATATTTGATTAGAATTTCCTGCCAGTATTTTCAGGTCAAAGTGTACAGCTTTAACCAACTCTCTGTTGCGGCGTGCATTGGTCGTGTTAGTTGTGCAGCTAGTATTATTTACAATTGGCTTTCTTGTATATTTTGAGTTATGGGCATgcgtttttttaattaaatactgATGTTTTGGGCATTCTAATTATTAACTGTGTGTGCTAACTGCCAAGTGGCTGAATGATAAAATTTCCTTTTTATACTTTATAGGATATATTTCACTAATTGATTCCACAAGAGCTTCATTCATTATGTATTTGTCTGGTCTACACTTTGCCACTTCTGGCTTTTGCTTTTCCCTTGTGCTTGGACATTTTGTACAATTTGTTTTTACTGTGTGAACTGTAAAGTTTTGATTGGAACATCTTGCACTGCTGAGTAAGTCAACCAATTCAC
It includes:
- the LOC101505571 gene encoding cell division control protein 2 homolog 2; this translates as MEQYEKVEKIGEGTYGVVYKARDRVTNETIALKKIRLEQEDEGVPSTAIREISLLKEMQHRNIVRLQDVVHSEKRLYLVFEYLDLDLKKHMDSSPEFSKDPRQVKMFLYQILCGIAYCHSHRVLHRDLKPQNLLIDRSSNALKLADFGLARAFGIPVRTFTHEVVTLWYRAPEILLGSRHYSTPVDVWSVGCIFAEMINQRPLFPGDSEIDELFKIFRITGTPNEDTWPGVTSLPDFKSAFPKWPPKDLATLVPNLEPAGLDLLSSMLRLDPSRRVTARGALEHEYFKDIKFVP